TCCGAGTGCCTGCACCAGATCGCAGAGACCGCTGACCTTATGCTGGCAGGAAATCATGATTATGCTGCCGCGGGGCTCACTTCCCCGGAATTCTTCAATCCCCTGGCCAGGGAAGCCATATTCTGGACACAGTCACAGTTAACGCCTGAGGAGAAGCTGTATCTCGGAAGCCTGCCGGTCATTCTTCAGTTTCCCCAGATGTGTCTGGTCCACTCCACTCCCCGCAAGCCGGCCGAATGGCATTACATTTTTTCTGAGGATGATGCAGCCGAAAATTTCCCCTGTTTTTCCTCTGCCCTCTGCTTTATCGGACATTCCCATCAGGTGCAGATCATAACCACTGACGGGTTCGGGAATTATTGGCGAAGCTCAGGCGAGAGTATCGTGCTGGAGGAAGGCCACCGCTCTATTATCAATGTCGGCAGTGCAGGACAGCCCCGCGATTATGATCCGCGGGGTGCTTACTGCATTTATGAAGAAGATGAGCATAAAAAGCAGATTCAAATCCGCCGGTTCGAATACGACATTCCCAAAGCCCAGCACAAGATCATTCAGGCCGGGCTCCCTTATCCCCTGGCTGAACGGTTATCCTTTGGGGCATGATCAGGTCCCTTTGGTAAATTTCAATTAACGGGAAATAATCTCCTTCAATAGCTTCTTTTTGTTGACAGCGGTTCTTTATTTAAATACAATTATTGCTACCTTCTCGGGCTTTGAGCATTTCTCTTTTTGACCTCATTCCAGGAATATTTAATTGAGTTTTGTCTTGCGCAGGGGGGTAATGGATGTATAAGATTTTATTGGTTGATGATAACGATTCGATCCAAAAAACGTATCAGAGCCTCCTCGAGGCGCACGGTTTTA
The bacterium genome window above contains:
- a CDS encoding metallophosphoesterase family protein; translated protein: MKYLIFSDVHGNLEALEALLTEVAREQPDRIFFLGDAVGYGANPSECLHQIAETADLMLAGNHDYAAAGLTSPEFFNPLAREAIFWTQSQLTPEEKLYLGSLPVILQFPQMCLVHSTPRKPAEWHYIFSEDDAAENFPCFSSALCFIGHSHQVQIITTDGFGNYWRSSGESIVLEEGHRSIINVGSAGQPRDYDPRGAYCIYEEDEHKKQIQIRRFEYDIPKAQHKIIQAGLPYPLAERLSFGA